A single region of the Liolophura sinensis isolate JHLJ2023 chromosome 9, CUHK_Ljap_v2, whole genome shotgun sequence genome encodes:
- the LOC135475568 gene encoding LOW QUALITY PROTEIN: sodium/calcium exchanger regulatory protein 1-like (The sequence of the model RefSeq protein was modified relative to this genomic sequence to represent the inferred CDS: deleted 1 base in 1 codon) encodes MTCLNGHWKLESNGENWEEYMKAMGVNIVLRKVANNLTIYEELKQEGEEWVLNLTSTFKNQYLRFRLGEEFPESTADGRKPMSTLTVEDNKLVHKQRAVKKNEIDSTIIRELIDSETMHLTAIAHCANGTDVTCVRVFKRYTP; translated from the exons ATGACGTGCCTGAACGGCCACTGGAAGCTGGAGTCCAACGGCGAGAATTGGGAAGAGTACATGAAAGCAATGG GTGTGAACATAGTCCTACGTAAGGTAGCCAACAACCTGACGATTTACGAAGAATTGAAGCAGGAGGGGGAGGAGTGG GTGCTGAACCTCACTTCAACCTTCAAGAACCAGTACCTCAGGTTCAGACTGGGGGAAGAGTTCCCGGAGAGCACGGCCGACGGCAGGAAACCTATG TCAACCTTGACAGTCGAGGATAACAAACTGGTGCACAAACAAAGGGCCgtcaagaaaaatgaaatagatTCCACAATAATAAGAGAGCTGATAGACTCGGAAACAATGCATTTG ACCGCCATAGCTCACTGTGCCAACGGAACGGATGTGACGTGTGTACGGGTGTTTAAACGGTACACGCCATGA